The Paeniglutamicibacter sulfureus genome includes a region encoding these proteins:
- the guaA gene encoding glutamine-hydrolyzing GMP synthase — protein MTNTPSTPEHQPVLVVDYGAQYAQLIARRVREANVYSEIVPHTFTTEQILAKNPAAIILSGGPSSVYADGAPSVGADLFEAGVPVLGICYGFQAMANALGGVVAETGLREYGATDASSSGAARSILAGIPENQNVWMSHGDSVSKAPEGFEVLATTAGAPVAAFANEAKRLYGVQWHPEVKHSAHGQQVLENFLYHGAGLDGSWTAANILDEQVEKIRAQVGDGRAICGLSGGVDSAVAAALVQRAIGDQLTCVFVNHGLLREGEAEQVEMDFVAATGAKLYIADERERFLTALDGVTDPETKRKIIGREFIRAFEAAETAILAEAADSGQPVKFLVQGTLYPDVVESGGGEGASNIKSHHNVGGLPEDLDFELVEPLRALFKDEVRAVGKQLGLPAEIVMRQPFPGPGLGIRIIGAVNEERLELLRKADAIARAELTAAGLDEEVWQMPVVLLADVRSVGVQGDGRTYGHPIVLRPVSSEDAMTADWSRLPYDLLARISNRITNEVDGVNRVVLDVTSKPPGTIEWE, from the coding sequence GTGACCAACACACCCAGCACCCCAGAGCACCAGCCGGTTCTGGTCGTCGATTACGGGGCCCAGTACGCACAGCTGATTGCTCGGCGTGTACGCGAAGCCAACGTGTATTCGGAGATCGTCCCGCATACCTTCACCACCGAACAGATTCTCGCCAAGAACCCGGCGGCAATCATCCTCTCCGGAGGCCCCTCGAGCGTATACGCCGACGGTGCCCCGAGTGTCGGTGCCGACCTTTTTGAGGCAGGTGTGCCGGTCCTGGGCATCTGCTACGGCTTCCAGGCCATGGCCAACGCCCTCGGCGGCGTTGTCGCCGAGACCGGCTTGCGCGAATACGGTGCAACCGACGCCAGCTCCAGCGGAGCCGCACGCTCCATCCTGGCCGGCATCCCGGAAAACCAGAACGTCTGGATGAGCCACGGCGACTCTGTCTCCAAGGCCCCCGAGGGCTTCGAGGTCCTGGCCACCACGGCCGGCGCCCCCGTTGCCGCCTTCGCCAACGAGGCCAAGCGCCTCTACGGCGTGCAGTGGCACCCGGAGGTCAAGCACTCGGCCCACGGCCAGCAGGTGCTGGAGAACTTCCTGTACCACGGTGCCGGCCTTGACGGCTCGTGGACCGCTGCCAACATCCTGGACGAGCAGGTCGAAAAGATCCGCGCCCAGGTCGGCGACGGCCGGGCCATCTGCGGCCTGTCCGGCGGCGTTGACTCCGCCGTGGCGGCCGCACTGGTGCAGCGCGCCATCGGCGACCAGCTCACCTGCGTGTTCGTGAACCACGGACTGCTGCGCGAAGGCGAAGCCGAACAGGTCGAAATGGACTTCGTCGCCGCCACCGGCGCGAAGCTCTACATCGCCGACGAGCGCGAACGCTTCCTGACCGCCCTGGACGGCGTGACGGATCCGGAAACCAAGCGCAAGATCATCGGCCGCGAATTCATCCGCGCGTTCGAGGCAGCGGAAACCGCGATCCTCGCCGAGGCTGCCGACTCCGGCCAGCCGGTGAAGTTCCTGGTGCAGGGAACCCTGTACCCGGACGTCGTGGAATCAGGCGGCGGCGAAGGTGCCTCCAACATCAAGAGCCACCACAACGTGGGCGGGCTTCCCGAGGACCTGGACTTCGAGCTGGTCGAGCCGCTGCGCGCGCTCTTCAAGGACGAGGTCCGTGCCGTGGGCAAGCAGCTTGGCCTGCCGGCCGAGATCGTCATGCGCCAGCCGTTCCCCGGCCCGGGCCTGGGCATCCGCATCATCGGTGCGGTCAACGAGGAGCGCCTGGAACTGCTGCGCAAGGCCGACGCGATTGCCCGCGCGGAGCTCACCGCCGCCGGCCTGGACGAGGAAGTCTGGCAGATGCCCGTCGTCCTGCTGGCCGACGTGCGCTCCGTGGGCGTGCAGGGCGACGGCCGCACCTACGGCCACCCGATCGTGCTGCGCCCGGTGTCCTCCGAGGACGCCATGACCGCAGACTGGTCGCGCTTGCCCTACGACCTGCTGGCCCGGATCTCCAACCGGATCACCAACGAGGTCGACGGGGTCAACCGCGTGGTGCTGGACGTGACGTCCAAGCCGCCGGGAACCATCGAATGGGAGTAA
- a CDS encoding HNH endonuclease signature motif containing protein produces MRTSAAPIPPRGHEGTNIAVSDLATAVLALRAAAQRAGGMGLDAASSAMVLGLLEHGRRTIGYAQLQATFQADATGIHRLDPETATAIDDLAADPRTLADGSAAAPPERFVPGMAVHRNTAEYLQAHLHISATEARSRLTGARLLIAPAPASPIPADGDEAAQPGQSGTGTAGAAPSFPLLAGTAADGSADVGTIAQLAGRLESLRPRIAARPDAANLSTAIEESLAHEARTAPPRSCHKALSDWTAYLQENGAPITDEEIRAKRGMVYRGFREGCDEYLLRCDPIDSETLLAFAEAWSNPRSDRVPPASASTAGPPSGPGTASLAPSVPAPAPENGLGSPASGNSKATSVTGAAGTAGLPAPEWALAPGIDPALAPLSELACGAPASITPGAPSSEAARRTSPQLLLDAVLAAVSGALSGSAPLQSGGMPVKIGVLIGYRALLGQCEDAGITAHGRPISAANIRRLACNGDILPAVLGTDGEILDLGREARSFSPAQRKAIALRDRGCVIPGCHRPASTSEVHHVVPWMEGGPTSVDNGASLCQHHHLMVHAGLITLKMINGIPYVIAHAGQPRGDPERNLFWHPELRTAGYTPPLFSD; encoded by the coding sequence ATGAGGACTTCCGCCGCACCGATCCCCCCGAGAGGGCACGAGGGCACCAACATCGCGGTCAGCGACCTGGCCACCGCGGTGCTGGCGCTTCGGGCCGCCGCGCAAAGGGCCGGCGGGATGGGGCTCGACGCGGCCTCCAGCGCCATGGTGCTGGGCCTTCTCGAGCACGGCCGGCGCACCATCGGCTACGCCCAGCTTCAGGCGACGTTCCAGGCCGACGCGACCGGCATCCACCGGCTGGACCCGGAAACCGCCACGGCCATCGACGACCTGGCCGCCGATCCCCGGACCCTGGCCGACGGCAGCGCAGCGGCCCCGCCGGAGCGCTTCGTCCCCGGCATGGCCGTGCACCGCAACACCGCCGAGTACCTGCAGGCGCACCTGCACATCTCCGCGACCGAGGCCCGCAGTCGGCTGACCGGCGCCCGGCTGCTCATCGCCCCTGCCCCGGCATCGCCGATTCCCGCCGACGGGGACGAAGCCGCGCAACCCGGGCAGTCCGGCACCGGCACCGCGGGCGCGGCACCGAGCTTCCCGTTGCTGGCCGGCACCGCGGCCGACGGCAGCGCGGACGTGGGGACCATAGCCCAGCTGGCCGGCCGCCTCGAGTCACTGCGGCCGCGCATTGCCGCCCGACCCGACGCGGCGAACCTGAGCACCGCCATCGAGGAATCCCTGGCCCACGAGGCACGCACCGCACCGCCGCGCAGCTGCCACAAGGCGCTGTCGGACTGGACGGCCTACCTCCAGGAGAACGGCGCGCCGATCACCGACGAGGAGATCCGCGCCAAGCGCGGCATGGTCTATCGCGGTTTTCGCGAGGGCTGCGACGAGTACCTGTTGCGCTGCGACCCCATCGACTCCGAAACCCTCCTCGCCTTCGCCGAGGCCTGGAGCAACCCGCGCTCCGACAGGGTCCCGCCCGCCTCAGCTTCCACGGCCGGGCCCCCTTCGGGTCCGGGCACAGCGTCCTTGGCCCCTTCGGTCCCCGCTCCGGCCCCGGAAAACGGACTGGGCTCACCGGCCTCCGGCAACAGCAAGGCCACCTCGGTCACCGGAGCCGCCGGAACCGCGGGCCTCCCGGCCCCGGAATGGGCCCTGGCCCCGGGCATCGACCCGGCCCTGGCACCCCTGAGCGAACTGGCCTGCGGCGCGCCTGCTTCAATCACCCCCGGGGCCCCGTCTTCGGAGGCGGCACGCCGCACCTCCCCGCAGCTGCTGCTCGACGCCGTCCTCGCCGCGGTCTCCGGTGCCCTCTCAGGCTCCGCGCCCCTGCAAAGCGGCGGGATGCCGGTGAAGATCGGCGTGCTGATCGGCTACCGCGCCTTGCTGGGCCAGTGCGAGGACGCAGGGATCACCGCCCACGGCCGCCCGATTTCCGCCGCCAACATCCGCCGCCTCGCCTGCAACGGCGACATTCTCCCCGCAGTGCTCGGCACCGACGGGGAGATCCTGGACCTGGGACGGGAGGCGCGCAGCTTCTCCCCGGCGCAGCGCAAGGCCATCGCCCTCCGCGACCGCGGCTGCGTCATCCCCGGCTGCCACCGCCCGGCCTCCACCTCCGAGGTCCACCACGTGGTGCCCTGGATGGAAGGCGGCCCGACCAGCGTCGACAACGGCGCAAGCCTGTGCCAACACCACCACCTCATGGTGCATGCCGGACTCATCACCCTGAAGATGATCAACGGGATTCCCTACGTCATCGCCCACGCCGGCCAACCCCGCGGCGACCCGGAACGAAACCTCTTCTGGCACCCGGAATTGCGCACCGCCGGCTACACCCCGCCGCTGTTCTCCGACTGA
- a CDS encoding DUF3817 domain-containing protein gives MTEENSAPKVRRFAGTPSQIRGAATFYKVLAYATGVMLLLLCAEMIVKYFWHLELFIGGTLLDGGSNAVGLVNRADIAGGVNVSLAILIIHGWMYVVYLLADFRLWSLMRWPFSRFITIALGGVVPLLSFFMEKKVHGEVETELASHPQAAKRY, from the coding sequence GTGACCGAAGAAAACTCCGCCCCCAAGGTGCGCCGCTTTGCCGGCACCCCCTCCCAGATCCGCGGCGCCGCCACCTTCTACAAGGTGCTGGCCTACGCCACCGGCGTGATGCTGCTGCTGCTCTGCGCCGAAATGATCGTGAAGTACTTCTGGCACCTGGAGCTGTTCATCGGCGGCACCCTGCTCGACGGCGGCTCCAACGCCGTGGGCCTGGTCAACCGGGCCGACATCGCCGGCGGCGTCAATGTCTCGCTGGCCATCCTCATCATCCACGGCTGGATGTACGTCGTCTACCTGCTGGCCGACTTCCGCCTGTGGTCGCTGATGCGCTGGCCCTTCAGCCGCTTCATCACCATCGCCCTGGGCGGCGTCGTGCCGTTGCTCTCCTTCTTCATGGAGAAGAAGGTCCACGGCGAGGTGGAGACCGAGCTGGCCTCCCACCCGCAGGCCGCCAAGCGCTACTAA